Proteins from a single region of Lujinxingia litoralis:
- the fusA gene encoding elongation factor G, whose protein sequence is MDLNKLRNIGISAHIDSGKTTLTERILYYTGTIHQFHDVRGKDGVGAKMDNMDLEREKGITIQSAATYCKWGENAINIIDTPGHVDFTIEVERALRVLDGAILVLCSVAGVQSQSITVDRQMRRYSVPRMAFINKCDRSGANPFSVTEQLREQLKHNAVLMQYPIGLEDKHVGAVDLLTRKAHYFEGEGGEIIRTEDCPEDIKDEVEKYRAKLVEAVADLDDEIAMAYLEGEPVTAEMLVPAIRRATISRSMTPVFMGSAYKNKGVQLLLDAVVSYLPSPLEMSYDALAMDEEETKVELEPTPDKPLVMLGFKLEDGRYGQLTYCRIYQGTLNKGDFIYNMSNQNKHKVGRLVRMHSEEMHDIDTATAGDIVALFGIDCASGDTFTDGNIEVTMTSIHVPDPVITFAVEPKKKDGLQNFSKALNRFSKEDPTFRVSRDEESGQTIIGGMGELHLEVYIERIRREYGVDVEVGAPQVAYRETITEQADFDYTHKKQTGGSGQYARVVGWLAPADEGEHYQFINNITGGVIPKEYQPSCDKGFQDSMDEGSLIGFPVVNVKAAIVDGNSHAVDSSDMAFRLASRAAFREAYRRANPVILEPIMKVEVESPEEFSGAVLGGLNKRRGMITGSRTRQGYAVVLADVPMSEMFGYSNDLRSSTQGKAEYTMEFSKYAPVPRSVQEELIKEYEAKRAEKSK, encoded by the coding sequence ATGGACCTGAACAAACTTCGTAACATCGGGATCTCCGCCCACATCGACTCCGGCAAGACGACGCTCACCGAGCGTATTCTGTATTACACCGGGACCATCCACCAGTTCCACGACGTCCGCGGTAAGGACGGCGTTGGTGCCAAGATGGACAACATGGATCTGGAGCGCGAAAAAGGCATCACGATCCAGTCGGCTGCCACCTACTGCAAGTGGGGCGAAAACGCCATTAACATCATTGACACCCCGGGCCACGTCGACTTCACCATCGAAGTTGAGCGCGCGCTGCGTGTTCTTGACGGCGCCATTCTGGTCCTGTGCTCGGTTGCCGGCGTTCAGTCGCAGTCGATCACCGTTGACCGTCAGATGCGCCGCTACAGCGTCCCGCGCATGGCGTTCATCAACAAGTGCGACCGCTCCGGTGCTAATCCCTTCTCGGTGACCGAGCAGCTGCGTGAGCAGCTCAAGCACAACGCCGTGCTCATGCAGTACCCCATCGGCCTGGAGGACAAGCACGTTGGCGCGGTCGATCTGCTTACCCGCAAGGCGCACTACTTCGAAGGTGAAGGCGGCGAGATCATCCGGACCGAGGATTGCCCGGAAGACATCAAGGATGAGGTCGAGAAGTACCGCGCCAAGCTCGTGGAGGCGGTGGCCGATCTCGACGACGAAATCGCCATGGCTTACCTCGAAGGTGAGCCTGTGACGGCCGAGATGCTGGTGCCGGCGATTCGTCGCGCCACGATCTCGCGCTCGATGACCCCTGTGTTCATGGGCTCGGCCTACAAGAACAAGGGTGTTCAGCTTCTGCTTGACGCCGTCGTCAGCTACCTGCCCAGCCCGCTGGAAATGAGCTACGACGCGCTGGCGATGGACGAAGAAGAGACCAAGGTTGAGCTTGAGCCGACTCCGGACAAGCCGCTGGTGATGCTCGGGTTCAAACTGGAAGACGGGCGCTACGGTCAGCTGACCTACTGCCGCATCTACCAGGGGACGCTCAATAAGGGCGACTTCATCTACAACATGAGCAACCAGAACAAGCACAAGGTCGGTCGTCTGGTGCGTATGCACTCCGAAGAGATGCACGACATCGATACGGCGACCGCCGGCGATATCGTGGCGCTCTTCGGTATCGACTGCGCCTCGGGTGATACCTTCACCGATGGCAATATCGAGGTGACGATGACCTCGATTCACGTGCCGGACCCGGTCATCACCTTTGCCGTCGAGCCCAAGAAGAAGGACGGTCTGCAGAACTTCTCCAAGGCGCTCAACCGCTTCTCCAAGGAAGACCCGACCTTCCGCGTCTCGCGTGACGAGGAGAGCGGCCAGACCATCATCGGTGGGATGGGTGAGCTTCACCTGGAGGTCTACATCGAGCGTATTCGCCGTGAGTACGGTGTCGATGTTGAGGTCGGCGCCCCGCAGGTTGCCTACCGCGAGACGATCACCGAGCAGGCCGACTTCGACTACACCCACAAGAAGCAGACCGGTGGTTCCGGTCAGTACGCGCGCGTGGTGGGTTGGCTGGCGCCGGCCGATGAAGGTGAGCACTACCAGTTCATCAACAACATCACCGGTGGTGTGATCCCCAAAGAGTACCAGCCCTCCTGTGATAAGGGCTTCCAGGACTCGATGGACGAGGGTTCGCTGATTGGATTCCCGGTGGTCAACGTGAAAGCGGCGATCGTCGACGGTAACTCTCACGCGGTCGACTCCTCCGATATGGCGTTCCGTCTGGCGTCGCGGGCGGCGTTCCGTGAGGCCTACCGTCGGGCCAACCCGGTCATCCTTGAGCCGATCATGAAGGTTGAGGTCGAGTCGCCCGAGGAGTTCTCCGGGGCGGTGCTCGGTGGCCTGAACAAGCGTCGCGGTATGATCACCGGTTCGCGTACCCGTCAGGGCTACGCGGTGGTGCTGGCCGATGTGCCGATGAGCGAGATGTTCGGTTACTCCAACGACCTGCGTAGCTCGACTCAGGGTAAGGCGGAGTACACCATGGAGTTCTCCAAGTACGCGCCGGTTCCGCGCTCGGTTCAGGAAGAGCTGATCAAGGAGTACGAAGCCAAGCGTGCCGAGAAGTCCAAGTAA
- a CDS encoding CNNM domain-containing protein, whose amino-acid sequence MTLLILYALFALGTSFLCSLLESVLLSVTPSYVAALRNEGAPTGELLHRLKSDVDRPLAAILSVNTIAHTVGAVGVGAEATRIWGEGYVGLVSGVMTLAILFLTEIIPKTVGANYWRALSAPVARVLPILIFISFPLVIISQGLMSLLSSKEAQPQLSREEMSAMTEIGVQEGVVEIGESRLLQNVLRVGVLRVRDIMTPRTVLLAVEQDTTVAEFFEAHPNPIFSRIPIYREKTDEITGYVLKGDLLLDMARDREETALVEHRRDIKFVPENISVRELFELFVAEQHHISVVVDEYGGIAGLVTMEDVVETLLGLEIVDESDVEQDMRDMARKQWLRRARRMGISTEQFESVTGQSSEGQASAGASSVTPQGES is encoded by the coding sequence ATGACACTGTTGATTTTGTATGCGCTCTTTGCGCTGGGGACATCGTTTCTGTGCTCTTTGCTGGAATCCGTGCTCCTGAGCGTGACGCCCTCCTACGTGGCTGCATTGCGCAATGAGGGCGCGCCCACCGGTGAGTTGCTCCATCGTTTGAAGAGCGATGTGGATCGGCCGCTGGCGGCAATCCTGAGCGTTAACACCATCGCCCACACCGTGGGGGCGGTCGGCGTCGGCGCCGAGGCCACGCGGATCTGGGGCGAGGGCTACGTGGGGTTGGTGTCGGGGGTGATGACCCTGGCGATTCTGTTCCTGACCGAGATCATTCCCAAGACCGTGGGCGCCAATTACTGGCGCGCGCTGAGCGCGCCGGTGGCGCGGGTGCTGCCGATTCTGATTTTTATCAGCTTCCCCCTGGTCATCATCTCTCAGGGCTTGATGAGTCTGCTCTCCTCCAAGGAGGCGCAGCCGCAGCTGAGTCGGGAAGAGATGAGCGCGATGACCGAGATCGGTGTGCAGGAGGGAGTCGTGGAGATCGGGGAGTCCCGTCTGCTGCAGAATGTGTTGCGGGTGGGGGTGTTGCGGGTGCGCGACATCATGACCCCGCGCACGGTACTGCTGGCGGTGGAGCAGGACACCACGGTGGCGGAGTTTTTTGAGGCGCATCCCAATCCGATCTTCTCGCGCATCCCGATTTATCGGGAGAAGACCGATGAGATCACGGGATACGTGCTCAAAGGGGATCTGCTTCTGGATATGGCCCGCGACCGGGAGGAGACGGCGCTGGTGGAGCACCGTCGCGATATCAAGTTTGTGCCGGAGAATATCTCGGTGCGGGAGCTGTTTGAGCTCTTTGTGGCCGAGCAGCATCATATCTCGGTGGTCGTCGATGAGTACGGCGGTATTGCCGGGCTGGTGACCATGGAGGATGTGGTGGAGACGCTGCTGGGCCTGGAGATTGTGGATGAGTCCGACGTGGAGCAGGACATGCGGGATATGGCGCGCAAGCAGTGGTTGCGCCGCGCTCGCCGCATGGGGATCTCCACCGAGCAGTTCGAGAGCGTGACCGGTCA
- a CDS encoding NADPH-dependent FMN reductase: MLKVMGFAASLREGSWNGKLWEVAAQALDAMEGVAVERRSFAEFEMPLYNPDLQAQGFPQGADDFKEAIEAADALIVVTPEYNASIPGYLKNALDWVSRYRPVPLRGKPLLLMSASPSMMGGNRGLWQTRIPLEATGAVVSPRMFGLAQAHLAFAEDGGLANAELHEQLVELLEEFVAFGQALTSAQARGQ; this comes from the coding sequence ATGTTGAAGGTGATGGGCTTTGCAGCTTCGCTGCGTGAGGGCTCATGGAACGGCAAGCTCTGGGAGGTGGCCGCTCAGGCGCTCGATGCGATGGAGGGCGTGGCGGTGGAGCGGCGCTCGTTCGCCGAGTTTGAGATGCCGCTGTACAACCCGGACCTCCAGGCGCAGGGCTTCCCGCAGGGGGCCGATGACTTTAAAGAAGCGATCGAGGCGGCGGACGCGCTGATCGTAGTGACGCCGGAGTATAATGCGTCGATTCCGGGCTACCTGAAGAACGCCCTGGACTGGGTCTCGCGCTACCGTCCGGTGCCACTTCGTGGTAAGCCCTTGCTCTTAATGAGTGCGTCACCGTCAATGATGGGCGGTAATCGCGGTCTGTGGCAGACTCGGATTCCGCTGGAGGCGACGGGCGCGGTGGTGAGCCCGCGGATGTTCGGGCTGGCGCAGGCTCATCTGGCGTTTGCCGAGGATGGCGGGCTCGCCAATGCTGAATTGCACGAGCAACTGGTGGAGTTGCTTGAAGAATTTGTTGCCTTTGGTCAGGCGTTAACCAGCGCGCAAGCGCGAGGACAATGA